A window of Streptomyces sp. DG1A-41 contains these coding sequences:
- a CDS encoding IclR family transcriptional regulator — MKSVTRSLRILEAVAQHQPVTVGELTKLFGLPKSTMQRTLVTLAEAGWLRANRKDTTRWEIGARVLAVRPAALQGSSLFAAAREPMVRLRDTVNETIHLSVPDALQCMVVVDRVDCSHAVRTFHTVGDTSPLHATATGRAVLAHLPKQDVEELIAQGLERYSDTTPTDPDELRAELDRIRIDGYAVNRNQYRPDVCAIAAPVLDEEGTPLATVAISMPDSRYDADRLPEWGRLVADAAAEITGRRLGA, encoded by the coding sequence ATGAAGAGCGTCACCAGGTCGCTGCGCATCCTGGAGGCAGTCGCCCAGCATCAGCCGGTCACCGTGGGGGAACTGACGAAGCTCTTCGGCCTGCCCAAGTCGACCATGCAGCGCACCCTGGTCACGCTGGCCGAGGCCGGCTGGCTGCGGGCCAACCGCAAGGACACCACCCGCTGGGAGATCGGCGCCCGCGTCCTGGCCGTACGGCCCGCCGCGCTCCAGGGGTCCAGCCTGTTCGCCGCGGCGCGCGAGCCCATGGTCCGCCTGAGGGACACGGTGAACGAGACGATCCACCTGTCGGTGCCGGACGCCCTGCAGTGCATGGTCGTCGTCGACCGCGTGGACTGCAGTCACGCCGTACGGACGTTCCACACCGTCGGCGACACCTCGCCCCTGCACGCCACCGCGACCGGGCGCGCCGTCCTGGCCCACCTGCCGAAGCAGGACGTCGAGGAGCTCATCGCGCAGGGGCTGGAGCGCTACAGCGACACGACGCCCACCGACCCGGATGAACTGCGCGCCGAGCTGGACCGGATCCGCATCGACGGATACGCGGTCAACCGCAACCAGTACCGGCCGGACGTCTGCGCGATCGCCGCGCCCGTCCTCGACGAGGAGGGCACACCACTGGCCACCGTGGCCATCTCCATGCCCGACTCGCGCTACGACGCGGACCGGCTGCCCGAGTGGGGCCGCCTGGTCGCCGACGCCGCCGCGGAGATCACGGGGCGCCGCCTGGGCGCCTGA
- a CDS encoding IclR family transcriptional regulator, translating into MKSVTRSLRILEAVAHHQPVTVGELTKLFGLPKSTVQRTLVSLNEAGWLRANRQDTTRWEIGARVLAVRPAALQGSSLFAAAREPMIRLRDALNETIHLSVPDALQCMVVVDRVDCAHAVRTYYAIGDTSPLHATATGRAILAHLPPADVDELVAQRLERYSDATTVDPAELRAELKRVRTDGYAVNRNQYRPDVCAIAAPVLDENGTPLASVAVSMPDSRYDADRLPDWGRLVADTASGIGDRRLGA; encoded by the coding sequence ATGAAGAGCGTGACCAGGTCGCTGCGCATCCTGGAGGCGGTCGCCCACCACCAGCCCGTGACGGTGGGCGAGTTGACCAAGCTCTTCGGCCTGCCCAAGTCGACGGTGCAGCGCACGCTGGTCAGCCTGAACGAGGCGGGATGGCTGCGGGCGAACCGCCAGGACACCACCCGCTGGGAGATCGGCGCCCGGGTTCTCGCCGTACGTCCGGCGGCGCTTCAGGGCTCCAGTCTCTTCGCGGCGGCGAGGGAGCCCATGATCCGGCTGCGGGACGCGCTGAACGAGACGATCCACCTGTCGGTGCCGGACGCGTTGCAGTGCATGGTCGTCGTCGACCGGGTGGACTGCGCTCACGCGGTGCGGACGTACTACGCGATCGGCGACACCTCTCCCCTGCACGCCACCGCCACCGGGCGCGCGATCCTGGCCCATCTGCCGCCCGCCGACGTCGACGAACTGGTCGCCCAGAGGCTGGAGCGCTACAGCGACGCGACGACGGTCGACCCGGCCGAGCTGCGCGCCGAGCTGAAGCGGGTGCGCACGGACGGCTACGCCGTCAACCGCAACCAGTACCGCCCCGATGTCTGCGCGATCGCCGCACCCGTCCTCGACGAGAACGGCACACCGCTCGCCTCCGTGGCCGTCTCCATGCCCGACTCCCGCTACGACGCCGACCGGCTGCCCGATTGGGGCCGCCTGGTCGCCGACACGGCGTCCGGCATCGGCGACCGCCGACTGGGTGCGTGA
- a CDS encoding ABC transporter ATP-binding protein, which translates to MNELHVVGLTKSYGAGEPILRGLELTVPAGALAAVLGPSGCGKTTLLRVVAGFLRADAGTVRLGDRLLNGPGVHVPPERRRIGIVPQEGALFPHLSVARNVAFGLTGADRSERRRITDEMLELVGLTGYGDRMPHELSGGQQQRVALARALAPRPQLILLDEPFNALDSALRAGVRADVRSALRATGATAVLVTHDQQEALSTGDLVAVVRDGRVAQCATAQDLYRRPADPWVAGFVGDAVLLPGTVDVGSTARTALGTVPLAAPPGGLRAGTVLLRPEQLRLTDADSEGAVRGTVTDVSYYGHDAMVTVAVEGHDTPIGIRVVGPLPVRPGEETGVRVEGEAGFHP; encoded by the coding sequence ATGAACGAACTGCACGTCGTAGGACTCACCAAGTCCTACGGAGCCGGGGAGCCGATCCTGCGCGGACTCGAACTCACCGTTCCCGCAGGCGCGTTGGCGGCGGTTCTCGGCCCTTCCGGCTGCGGCAAGACCACCCTGCTGCGGGTCGTCGCCGGGTTTCTGCGCGCCGACGCGGGCACCGTCCGACTCGGCGACCGCCTCCTGAACGGGCCCGGCGTCCACGTCCCGCCGGAGCGCCGCCGTATCGGCATCGTGCCCCAGGAGGGCGCCCTCTTCCCGCACCTGAGCGTGGCCCGCAACGTCGCCTTCGGCCTGACCGGCGCCGACCGTTCCGAACGGCGGCGCATCACGGACGAGATGCTCGAACTGGTCGGCCTCACCGGCTACGGCGACCGCATGCCGCACGAGCTGTCCGGCGGCCAGCAACAGCGTGTCGCCCTGGCCCGCGCCCTGGCGCCGCGACCCCAACTCATCCTGCTCGACGAGCCGTTCAACGCCCTCGACAGCGCACTGCGGGCAGGGGTGCGGGCGGACGTACGGTCAGCGCTGCGGGCGACCGGCGCCACGGCCGTGCTGGTCACCCACGACCAGCAGGAGGCCCTGTCCACCGGCGACCTCGTCGCCGTCGTACGGGACGGCCGGGTCGCCCAGTGCGCCACCGCGCAGGACCTCTACCGACGTCCGGCGGATCCCTGGGTCGCCGGCTTCGTCGGCGACGCCGTCCTGCTCCCCGGCACTGTCGACGTCGGCAGCACGGCCCGGACCGCCCTGGGTACGGTGCCCCTCGCCGCCCCGCCCGGCGGCCTGCGCGCCGGCACGGTCCTGCTCCGTCCGGAACAGCTCCGCCTCACCGACGCGGACTCCGAGGGCGCGGTCAGAGGGACGGTCACCGATGTCTCGTACTACGGCCACGACGCCATGGTCACGGTGGCCGTCGAAGGTCACGACACCCCCATCGGCATCCGCGTGGTGGGACCGCTTCCGGTCCGCCCCGGGGAGGAGACGGGCGTCCGCGTCGAGGGCGAGGCGGGCTTCCACCCGTAG
- a CDS encoding FAD-binding and (Fe-S)-binding domain-containing protein codes for MSTATRDLAGLTARIAEIAPGLRVETGRGATGPYAYDASNYRVLPRAVAYPRTADDVVAVLRACRETGVPVTARGGGTSMAGNAVGLGVVLDLSRYMNRILDIDPATRTARVEAGVVLDALRGATALHGLDFGPDPSSHSRCTLGGMIGNDACGNRSVRDGRTSGHVEALEIVTVDGVRAVADHSGLRAAEPGDADAVRRVARLESDLRRLVADNLALIRTELGRIPRQVSGFQLHHLLPENGFDLVRALVGTEGTCAVVTAATVRLVATAQASTLLTLGYEDVVEAAEDVPEILRWSPSAVEGMDEAIVATMRTRRGADSVTGLPEGRAWLYVELEGDDQAAVNARAAELLEALKARGRMTGGRVVESPAERRSLWRVREDGAGLAARLVDGGESWPGWEDAAVAPENLAAYLRDFRKLLTTHDLTGVLYGHFGAGCVHVRIDFDLATEAGRAVMRRFLTEAAALVVGHGGTLSGEHGDGRARSELLEVMYSHLMIAAFAAFKKTFDPEGLLNPGVIVDPAPLDADLALRELPLLETTFGFPHDEDGFAGAVRRCVGVGRCRSDSGGVMCPSYRATGEENDSTRGRARMLQEMVRGEAVADGWRSTEVKDALDLCLSCKACSSDCPVGVDMATYKAEFLHQHYKGRLRPRSHYSLGWLPKTSALAGYAARPINALLRGPVGRVLARLGGVTTKRTIPAFASRRTLRKTLRAARTAEPAKAVLFVDSFTRAFRPEVAGAASRVLADAGVSCAPQDGLCCGLTWVSTGQLNVARKIMARTVAALDGGDDRPIIVAEPSCAAALQRDVPELLGTEAAQRVASRVHTFTGALADLADQDWSPPPLPESVVLQTHCHEYATFKGRRPADLLRRLGVRSVDEAEGCCGLAGNFGFEAEHYDTSMAVADLALKPRIDNLDGRTVVADGFSCATQIDHLAGERDIRALHLAELLDPAADHTGETS; via the coding sequence ATGAGCACCGCCACCCGCGACCTGGCGGGTCTCACGGCCCGTATCGCCGAGATCGCGCCCGGTTTGCGGGTGGAGACCGGCCGGGGGGCGACGGGCCCCTACGCCTACGACGCCTCCAACTACCGTGTGCTGCCCCGGGCCGTGGCCTATCCGCGCACCGCCGACGACGTGGTCGCGGTGCTGCGGGCCTGCCGCGAGACGGGCGTCCCCGTCACCGCCCGGGGCGGCGGCACCAGCATGGCCGGCAACGCCGTCGGGCTCGGAGTCGTCCTGGACCTCTCCCGGTACATGAACCGGATCCTGGACATCGACCCGGCGACCCGCACCGCACGCGTCGAGGCCGGTGTCGTCCTCGACGCGCTGCGCGGCGCGACCGCCCTGCACGGGTTGGACTTCGGCCCGGATCCGTCCTCGCACAGCCGCTGCACCCTCGGTGGCATGATCGGCAACGACGCGTGCGGCAACCGGTCGGTGCGCGACGGGCGGACCAGCGGCCACGTCGAGGCCCTGGAGATCGTGACGGTCGACGGCGTGCGGGCCGTCGCCGACCACTCCGGGCTGCGGGCCGCCGAGCCGGGCGACGCGGATGCTGTGCGGCGCGTCGCCCGGCTCGAATCCGACCTCAGGCGGCTGGTCGCGGACAACCTGGCACTGATCCGCACCGAGCTGGGCCGGATCCCCCGTCAGGTCTCCGGCTTCCAGCTGCATCACCTGCTGCCCGAGAACGGCTTCGACCTGGTCCGTGCTCTGGTGGGCACCGAGGGCACCTGTGCGGTCGTCACCGCCGCGACGGTCCGCCTGGTGGCGACCGCACAGGCTTCCACGCTGCTGACGCTCGGCTACGAGGACGTGGTCGAGGCGGCCGAGGACGTGCCGGAGATCCTGCGCTGGTCGCCCAGCGCGGTGGAGGGCATGGACGAGGCGATCGTGGCAACCATGCGCACCCGCCGTGGTGCGGATTCGGTGACCGGGCTGCCCGAGGGGCGGGCCTGGCTGTACGTCGAACTCGAAGGCGACGACCAGGCTGCGGTGAACGCCCGCGCCGCTGAACTGCTTGAGGCTCTCAAGGCCCGGGGTCGGATGACCGGCGGCCGGGTCGTGGAGAGCCCGGCCGAGCGGCGGTCGCTGTGGCGGGTGCGTGAGGACGGGGCCGGGCTGGCCGCCCGGCTCGTGGACGGCGGGGAGTCCTGGCCCGGTTGGGAGGACGCGGCCGTCGCGCCCGAGAACCTGGCCGCCTACCTGCGCGACTTCCGCAAACTGCTGACCACCCACGACCTGACCGGTGTGCTCTACGGGCACTTCGGCGCGGGTTGCGTCCACGTACGCATCGACTTCGACCTGGCCACCGAGGCCGGGCGGGCGGTCATGCGCCGTTTCCTGACCGAGGCGGCCGCGCTGGTCGTCGGGCACGGCGGCACGCTGTCGGGTGAGCACGGTGACGGGCGGGCGCGCAGCGAACTGCTCGAGGTCATGTACAGCCACCTCATGATCGCCGCATTCGCCGCGTTCAAGAAGACCTTCGACCCCGAGGGGCTGCTCAACCCCGGCGTGATCGTCGATCCAGCGCCCTTGGACGCTGACCTCGCGCTGCGTGAACTCCCGCTGCTGGAGACTACGTTCGGCTTCCCGCACGACGAGGACGGCTTCGCGGGCGCGGTACGCCGCTGCGTCGGTGTGGGACGCTGCCGCAGCGACTCCGGCGGCGTGATGTGCCCGAGCTACCGGGCCACGGGCGAGGAGAACGACTCCACCCGCGGCCGGGCCCGCATGCTCCAGGAGATGGTGCGCGGCGAGGCCGTCGCCGACGGCTGGCGCTCGACCGAGGTCAAGGACGCCCTCGATCTGTGCCTGTCGTGCAAGGCCTGCTCCAGTGACTGCCCGGTCGGCGTCGACATGGCCACGTACAAGGCCGAGTTCCTCCACCAGCACTACAAGGGCCGCCTGCGCCCCCGCTCCCACTACTCACTCGGCTGGCTGCCCAAGACCTCCGCCCTGGCCGGTTACGCCGCCCGGCCGATCAACGCACTGCTGCGCGGGCCGGTCGGGCGGGTGCTCGCCCGTCTCGGCGGCGTCACGACGAAGCGCACCATCCCCGCCTTCGCCTCGCGCCGCACCCTGCGCAAGACCCTGCGCGCCGCCAGAACCGCCGAGCCGGCGAAGGCCGTGCTCTTCGTCGACAGCTTCACCCGCGCCTTCCGTCCCGAGGTCGCGGGAGCCGCGAGCCGTGTGCTCGCCGACGCCGGCGTCTCCTGCGCGCCGCAGGACGGACTGTGCTGCGGGCTGACCTGGGTCAGCACCGGACAGCTGAACGTCGCCCGCAAGATCATGGCCCGCACGGTCGCCGCGCTCGACGGCGGTGACGACCGGCCGATCATCGTCGCCGAGCCGAGCTGCGCCGCCGCCTTGCAGCGTGACGTCCCCGAACTGCTCGGCACCGAGGCCGCCCAGCGCGTAGCGAGCCGCGTCCACACCTTCACCGGGGCCCTGGCAGACCTGGCCGACCAGGACTGGAGCCCGCCGCCGCTGCCCGAGAGCGTCGTCCTTCAGACCCACTGCCACGAGTACGCCACCTTCAAGGGCCGCCGCCCCGCCGACCTGCTGCGCCGCCTCGGCGTACGCAGCGTCGACGAGGCCGAGGGCTGCTGCGGACTCGCCGGGAACTTCGGCTTCGAGGCGGAGCACTACGACACCTCCATGGCCGTCGCCGATCTGGCCCTCAAACCCCGCATCGACAACCTCGACGGACGCACCGTCGTGGCCGACGGCTTCAGCTGCGCCACCCAGATCGACCACCTCGCCGGTGAACGGGACATCCGCGCCCTGCACCTCGCGGAACTCCTCGACCCCGCCGCCGATCACACAGGAGAGACATCATGA
- a CDS encoding aminotransferase class V-fold PLP-dependent enzyme, with protein sequence MRAAGSGSTSSWSTSTSRCPCDDGVPVLTHAPSRTAREAPRTRPVPPGPLAGRPVPGLPPRPGTGHTADTSGAPAAPRHPGPGRLLEARPRGLPGAAAPAQPEQRRVSPPPLVVEQTTIDAYRLVNRNPDRNMWSNLDLALPEAKAELAELIDCDPGEIALNRNSTEGLCTAIFGIPLAAGDPVVVSHWDYPSVRAAWFQRQEREGIEVVTADYDLMDSDDEIFAAYAAVLTPRTRVLQITHMSHWTGRVVPAKRLCRLAKDHGTLTVVDGAQTFAQMPVSFRDLDCDFFVTSLHKWMGAPVGNGMLVVREQVIDRTWPLLAPFDPPPLRVDKFDHWNLGTYNSALQAGILPAARFHREIGARAVHARVRELTRYWVERAAAIPGFRLHTPLDTESLGAVSLFSVDGLDARAVEQELRDAHQVHVQYREVRHLSGLRVSPHIYMRESELDRFVDPLAEVVDKQSAGRS encoded by the coding sequence GTGAGGGCGGCCGGGTCGGGATCGACGAGTTCCTGGAGTACCAGTACGTCGCGGTGCCCGTGCGATGACGGCGTTCCTGTCCTGACACACGCCCCGTCGCGCACCGCGCGGGAAGCCCCGCGTACCCGGCCCGTTCCCCCAGGGCCGCTCGCGGGCCGCCCCGTGCCCGGCCTCCCCCCCCGGCCGGGCACGGGGCACACGGCCGACACGTCCGGCGCACCGGCGGCCCCACGACACCCCGGGCCAGGACGACTTCTGGAAGCACGTCCGCGCGGCTTACCCGGAGCAGCAGCCCCTGCTCAACCTGAACAACGCCGAGTCAGCCCGCCGCCCCTGGTCGTCGAGCAGACGACGATCGACGCCTACCGGCTGGTCAACCGGAACCCCGACCGCAACATGTGGAGCAACCTCGACCTGGCGCTCCCCGAGGCCAAGGCGGAACTCGCCGAGCTGATCGACTGCGACCCCGGCGAGATCGCGCTGAACCGGAACTCCACCGAGGGCCTGTGCACGGCGATCTTCGGTATCCCGCTGGCCGCCGGCGACCCGGTCGTGGTCTCGCACTGGGACTACCCGAGCGTGCGCGCCGCCTGGTTCCAGCGGCAGGAACGCGAGGGCATCGAGGTCGTCACCGCCGACTACGACCTCATGGACAGCGACGACGAGATCTTCGCGGCGTACGCGGCGGTCCTGACACCGCGCACCCGTGTCCTTCAGATCACCCACATGTCCCACTGGACGGGACGGGTCGTGCCGGCGAAGCGGCTGTGCCGGCTGGCGAAGGACCACGGGACGCTCACCGTGGTGGACGGCGCCCAGACCTTCGCGCAGATGCCGGTGAGCTTCCGTGACCTGGATTGCGACTTCTTCGTCACCAGTCTGCACAAGTGGATGGGCGCGCCGGTGGGCAACGGCATGCTGGTCGTCAGGGAGCAAGTCATCGACCGTACGTGGCCCCTGCTGGCCCCCTTCGATCCGCCGCCGCTGCGCGTCGACAAGTTCGACCACTGGAACCTCGGCACGTACAACTCGGCCCTGCAGGCCGGCATCCTGCCGGCGGCGCGCTTCCACCGGGAGATCGGGGCCCGGGCCGTCCACGCGCGCGTACGGGAGCTGACCCGGTACTGGGTGGAGCGCGCCGCCGCGATCCCCGGGTTCAGGCTGCACACGCCTCTGGACACGGAGTCCCTGGGCGCGGTGAGTCTCTTCTCCGTCGACGGCCTGGACGCCAGGGCGGTGGAACAGGAGCTCCGTGACGCACACCAGGTGCATGTGCAGTACCGGGAGGTACGGCACCTGAGCGGCCTGCGCGTGTCGCCCCACATCTACATGCGCGAGAGCGAGCTCGACCGCTTCGTGGACCCTCTCGCGGAAGTGGTGGACAAGCAGAGCGCGGGCCGCTCCTGA
- the solA gene encoding N-methyl-L-tryptophan oxidase translates to MSAARKRVAVVGVGTMGSQAAWRLAARGAEVVAYDRFAPGHDRSAAGGETRIFRSAHFEDSRYVPLLKHADTLWGQLQQETGRELRRLTGCLLMGSTEHQQMATVLESIAEHGLDHEVLDAEVMAKRFPQFRLEDGDAAVLDRRAGFIRPELTVQTAARRAEQLGARIERYTPVREITPAGGGVEVRTDAGSERFDAVVVTVGPWVNDLLPDLPWEVDIRRLISAWYVPTTDAWFGEERPAFIRTTPTHCYGLPSPDGVSVKLGLSRALHKPAGDPNALDRTVQPEELDIFTEQIRRHLPDLHPDPTRLAVYMEGYTESSRPLIGPLPGADNVVLLAGFSGHGFKLSPAFGDIAADLALDGTSSQPIDFVSTVGRTTA, encoded by the coding sequence GTGTCAGCTGCCAGGAAGCGAGTCGCCGTCGTCGGCGTGGGAACCATGGGCAGCCAGGCCGCCTGGCGCCTCGCGGCCCGTGGCGCGGAGGTCGTCGCCTACGACCGCTTCGCCCCCGGCCACGACCGCAGCGCCGCCGGCGGCGAGACCCGCATCTTCCGCAGCGCGCACTTCGAGGACTCCCGGTACGTCCCGCTCCTCAAGCACGCCGACACCCTGTGGGGGCAGCTCCAGCAGGAGACCGGCCGCGAGCTGCGCCGCCTGACCGGATGCCTGCTGATGGGGTCCACCGAGCACCAGCAGATGGCCACGGTCCTGGAGTCCATCGCCGAGCACGGCCTCGACCACGAGGTGCTCGACGCCGAGGTCATGGCCAAGCGCTTCCCGCAGTTCCGGCTGGAGGACGGCGACGCGGCCGTGCTCGACCGCCGTGCCGGATTCATCCGGCCCGAGCTGACCGTCCAGACCGCGGCCCGGCGCGCCGAGCAGCTGGGCGCCCGCATCGAGCGCTACACGCCGGTGCGCGAGATCACCCCGGCCGGCGGCGGGGTGGAGGTACGCACCGACGCCGGCAGCGAGCGCTTCGACGCGGTCGTCGTCACCGTCGGCCCCTGGGTGAACGATCTGCTTCCCGACCTGCCGTGGGAGGTGGACATCCGCCGCCTGATCAGCGCCTGGTACGTCCCCACCACCGACGCCTGGTTCGGTGAGGAGCGCCCCGCGTTCATCCGCACGACCCCCACGCACTGCTACGGACTGCCCTCACCGGACGGCGTCTCCGTCAAGCTCGGCCTGTCGCGCGCGCTGCACAAGCCCGCCGGTGACCCCAACGCGCTGGACCGCACCGTCCAGCCGGAGGAGCTGGACATCTTCACCGAGCAGATCCGCCGCCACCTGCCGGACCTGCACCCGGACCCGACCCGCCTGGCCGTCTACATGGAGGGCTACACCGAGAGCAGCCGCCCGCTGATCGGCCCGCTGCCCGGCGCCGACAACGTCGTCCTGCTCGCGGGCTTCTCCGGCCACGGCTTCAAACTCTCACCCGCCTTCGGCGACATCGCCGCCGACCTGGCGCTGGACGGCACCTCCTCCCAGCCCATCGACTTCGTGTCCACCGTCGGCCGCACCACGGCCTGA
- a CDS encoding NAD-dependent succinate-semialdehyde dehydrogenase encodes MTEVLTQLFIGGAWVDAADGATMPVDDPATGEILCHVADAGPKDARLAEEAAVQAQAEWARTAPRARSEILRRAYELILERTDELAHLMTSEMGKPLAEARGEVAYAAEFFRWFSEEAVRIDGGCGTLPDGRNRMLLSRRPVGPCLLITPWNFPLAMGTRKIGPAIAAGCTMILKPAPQTPLSSLALAGILKEAGLPDGVLNVVTTSRAGEVCEPLLRGGRIRKLSFTGSTAVGRLLLAQCADTVVRTSMELGGNAPFIVFDDADLDVAVDGAMVAKMRNMGEACTAANRFFVHRSVAEEFGRRLAERMGALVVGPGTRDGVDVGPLIDATGRAKVAELVADAVERGARVLVGGRTPEGPGCFYPPTVLTDVSPESRLMDTEIFGPVAAILTFDDEEEVLRRANDTPWGLVGYVFTQGLDRGLRVSEGLEVGMVGLNTGLVSNPAAPFGGVKQSGLGREGGRVGIDEFLEYQYVAVPVR; translated from the coding sequence ATGACCGAGGTACTGACCCAGTTGTTCATCGGCGGTGCCTGGGTGGACGCCGCGGACGGCGCCACCATGCCCGTCGACGACCCCGCGACCGGCGAGATCCTCTGCCACGTCGCCGACGCGGGCCCCAAGGATGCACGGCTCGCCGAGGAGGCCGCCGTCCAGGCCCAGGCCGAGTGGGCACGTACCGCGCCCCGGGCCCGCAGCGAGATCCTGCGCCGCGCCTACGAGCTCATCCTCGAGCGCACGGACGAGCTCGCCCACCTGATGACGTCCGAGATGGGCAAGCCGCTCGCCGAGGCCAGGGGAGAGGTGGCGTACGCCGCCGAGTTCTTCCGCTGGTTCTCCGAGGAGGCCGTCCGCATCGACGGCGGCTGCGGCACGTTGCCCGACGGCCGCAACCGCATGCTGCTCTCCCGCCGCCCGGTCGGTCCCTGCCTGCTGATCACGCCGTGGAACTTCCCGCTGGCCATGGGCACCCGCAAGATCGGCCCGGCGATCGCGGCGGGCTGCACGATGATCCTCAAGCCGGCCCCGCAGACCCCGCTGTCCAGCCTCGCGCTGGCCGGCATCCTCAAGGAGGCCGGCCTGCCGGACGGCGTGCTGAACGTCGTCACCACCTCCCGCGCCGGAGAGGTCTGCGAACCGCTCCTGCGCGGCGGCCGGATCCGCAAGCTGTCCTTCACCGGCTCCACGGCCGTCGGCCGGCTCCTGCTCGCCCAGTGCGCCGACACCGTCGTCCGGACGTCGATGGAGCTGGGCGGCAACGCGCCGTTCATCGTCTTCGACGACGCCGATCTCGACGTGGCCGTGGACGGCGCGATGGTCGCCAAGATGCGCAACATGGGCGAGGCCTGCACGGCCGCCAACCGCTTCTTCGTGCACCGGTCGGTGGCGGAGGAGTTCGGACGGCGGCTCGCCGAGCGGATGGGCGCGCTCGTGGTGGGCCCCGGCACCCGGGACGGTGTCGACGTCGGCCCGCTGATCGACGCCACCGGACGCGCCAAGGTCGCGGAGCTGGTCGCCGACGCCGTCGAGCGCGGCGCCCGGGTGCTCGTCGGCGGCCGTACGCCGGAAGGCCCGGGCTGCTTCTACCCGCCGACCGTGCTCACGGATGTCTCCCCCGAGAGCCGCCTGATGGACACGGAGATCTTCGGCCCCGTCGCGGCGATCCTCACCTTCGACGACGAGGAGGAAGTCCTGCGCCGCGCCAACGACACGCCCTGGGGTCTGGTCGGTTACGTCTTCACCCAGGGGCTGGACCGCGGGCTGCGCGTCAGCGAGGGTCTGGAGGTGGGCATGGTGGGCCTGAACACCGGCCTCGTCTCCAACCCGGCCGCGCCGTTCGGCGGGGTCAAGCAGTCCGGCCTCGGCCGTGAGGGCGGCCGGGTCGGGATCGACGAGTTCCTGGAGTACCAGTACGTCGCGGTGCCCGTGCGATGA
- a CDS encoding aminotransferase class III-fold pyridoxal phosphate-dependent enzyme — MTALSPHLRQATPVVAARGEGVHLFGEDGRRYLDFTAGIGVTSTGHCHPKVVAAAQEQVGTLIHGQYTTVMHQPLRRLVDKLGEVLPAGLDSLFFTNSGSEAVEAALRLARQATGRPNVIVCHGGFHGRTVAAASMTTSGIRFRSGFSPLMSGVVVTPFPTAFRYGWDEETATRFALKELDYTLQTISSPADTAAIIVEPVLGEGGYVPANRAFMEGLRERADRHGFLLIHDEVQTGVGRTGRFWGHDHFGVTPDILVTAKGLASGFPISGIAASEELMTKAWPGSQGGTYGANAVACAAACATLDVVRDEKLVENAEAMGKRLRQGLEAVADRTPGIGDVRGLGLMLATEFVTEDGSPDPETAARVQRAAVDEGLLLLLCGAWNQVVRMIPALVIDEAGVDEGLQAWANAVEAGTSGAADR; from the coding sequence ATGACCGCACTGTCGCCGCACCTTCGCCAGGCCACGCCCGTGGTGGCGGCCCGGGGCGAGGGCGTCCACCTCTTCGGTGAGGACGGCCGCCGCTACCTCGACTTCACCGCCGGCATCGGCGTCACCAGCACCGGGCACTGCCACCCCAAGGTCGTGGCGGCGGCGCAGGAGCAGGTGGGCACGCTGATCCACGGCCAGTACACGACAGTCATGCACCAGCCGTTGCGCCGCCTCGTCGACAAGCTGGGCGAGGTGCTGCCGGCCGGCCTCGACAGCCTGTTCTTCACCAACTCCGGCAGCGAGGCCGTCGAGGCGGCGCTGCGGCTGGCCCGGCAGGCCACCGGCCGGCCCAACGTCATCGTCTGCCACGGCGGTTTCCACGGCCGTACGGTCGCCGCCGCCTCCATGACCACCTCCGGAATCCGCTTCCGGTCCGGTTTCTCCCCGCTGATGAGCGGTGTGGTCGTCACGCCCTTCCCGACGGCCTTCCGCTACGGCTGGGACGAGGAGACCGCCACCCGCTTCGCGCTGAAGGAACTCGACTACACCCTCCAGACGATCTCCTCGCCCGCGGACACGGCCGCGATCATCGTCGAGCCGGTGCTCGGCGAGGGCGGGTACGTGCCCGCGAACCGCGCCTTCATGGAAGGTCTGCGGGAGCGGGCGGACCGGCACGGCTTCCTGCTGATCCACGACGAGGTCCAGACCGGCGTCGGCCGCACCGGACGCTTCTGGGGACACGACCACTTCGGCGTCACCCCGGACATCCTCGTCACCGCCAAGGGCCTGGCCAGCGGCTTCCCGATCTCCGGCATCGCCGCCTCCGAGGAACTGATGACCAAGGCCTGGCCCGGATCGCAGGGCGGCACGTACGGCGCCAACGCCGTCGCCTGTGCCGCCGCCTGCGCCACCCTCGACGTCGTTCGCGACGAGAAGCTCGTGGAGAACGCCGAGGCGATGGGCAAGCGGCTGCGCCAGGGCCTGGAGGCGGTGGCCGACCGGACTCCGGGCATCGGCGACGTCCGCGGCCTCGGCCTCATGCTCGCCACCGAGTTCGTCACCGAGGACGGCAGCCCCGACCCGGAGACCGCCGCCCGTGTGCAGCGGGCCGCCGTCGACGAGGGCCTGCTCCTGCTGCTGTGCGGCGCGTGGAACCAGGTGGTCCGCATGATCCCCGCCCTCGTGATCGACGAGGCGGGCGTCGACGAGGGCCTCCAGGCCTGGGCGAACGCCGTCGAGGCCGGCACTTCGGGAGCGGCGGACCGATGA